A single window of Zea mays cultivar B73 chromosome 10, Zm-B73-REFERENCE-NAM-5.0, whole genome shotgun sequence DNA harbors:
- the LOC103642767 gene encoding uncharacterized protein, translating into MASSPSPQQLTVENCELSSIGVIILLDCLTNAKQLLDVLSIADNHLGSPVAAALARFLGSHVRALNATDIGLGTVGFQILEETLPTEVALSHINISKNRGGIRAAYFVSRLICRAPNLVSVNAAWNLWTLYNMCMIGCVMRVLIYVN; encoded by the exons atggcgtcttcgccttcaccCCAACAATTAACAGTTGAGAACTGTGAGTTGTCCAGTATTGGTGTGATTATACTTCTGGACTGCCTCACAAATGCGAAGCAACTCCTTGATGTGTTATCTATTGCAGACAATCATCTAGGGAG TCCTGTGGCAGCTGCATTGGCCAGATTCTTGGGTTCACATGTACGAGCTTTAAATGCTACAGATATCGGCTTGGGAACAGTAGGCTTCCAAATACTTGAGGAAACATTGCCAACAGAAGTAGCTCTTTCCCACATCAACATCAG TAAGAATCGTGGTGGGATCAGAGCAGCATATTTTGTTTCCAGATTAATATGTCGAGCACCAAACCTTGTTTCAGTCAATGCAGCATGGAATCTGTGGACCCTCTACAATATGTGTATGATAGGATGTGTCATGCGTGTGTTGATATATGTTAACTGA
- the LOC100285286 gene encoding Protein BEARSKIN2 produces the protein MAAFSSSNGVPPGFRFHPTDEELLLYYLKKKVGFEKFELEVIREVDLNKIEPWELQETCRIGSAPQNEWYFFSHKDRKYPTGSRTNRATTAGLWKATGRDKCIRTSYRKIGMRKTLVFYRGRAPHGQKTDWIMHEYRLEDADDDDAQGGTSEDGWVVCRVFKKKCFFKIGGGEGSTTSSQGADAGGHLATMSPPLGGHHDLAYMHPHPYYHHAASYYSQMQAPGPHATAYSHHVQVQDLLTNHRPTDDDGAGTGYDFSGLPVENQPGGGLDVGSSDGVATDDGGQLAGERRDQTTGTAADHQWQAMDGFSNGGSAEVQQMTGAQRGGEMDLWGYGR, from the exons ATGGCGGCCTTCTCCTCCAGCAACGGCGTGCCGCCGGGCTTCCGGTTCCACCCGACCGACGAGGAGCTGCTGCTATACTACCTCAAGAAGAAGGTCGGATTCGAGAAGTTCGAACTCGAGGTCATCAGGGAGGTCGACCTCAACAAGATCGAGCCATGGGAGCTGCAAG AGACGTGCCGGATCGGGTCGGCGCCGCAGAACGAGTGGTACTTCTTCAGCCACAAGGACCGCAAGTACCCGACGGGGTCGAGGACGAACCGCGCCACGACGGCCGGCTTATGGAAGGCCACGGGCCGGGACAAGTGCATCCGGACCAGCTACCGCAAGATCGGCATGCGAAAGACGCTCGTCTTCTACCGCGGCCGCGCCCCTCACGGCCAGAAGACCGACTGGATCATGCACGAGTACCGCCTCGAGGacgccgacgacgacgacgcccagGGCGGCACCAGC GAGGACGGATGGGTGGTGTGCCGCGTGTTCAAGAAGAAGTGCTTCTTCAAGATTGGCGGAGGCGAAGGGAGCACCACCAGCAGCCAGGGCGCGGATGCCGGCGGCCACCTGGCCACCATGTCGCCGCCGCTCGGCGGACACCACGACCTGGCGTACATGCACCCGCACCCGTACTACCACCACGCCGCCTCCTACTACTCCCAGATGCAGGCCCCGGGGCCGCATGCCACCGCATACTCGCACCACGTGCAGGTCCAGGACCTCCTCACCAACCACCGACCCACGGACGACGACGGCGCCGGCACCGGCTACGACTTCTCCGGCCTGCCCGTCGAGAATCAACCCGGCGGCGGCCTTGACGTCGGCAGCAGCGATGGCGTCGCCACAGACGacggtggccagctggctggcgaAAGGAGGGATCAGACCACCGGTACAGCCGCAGATCATCAGTGGCAGGCGATGGATGGTTTCAGCAACGGCGGGAGCGCCGAGGTGCAGCAAATGACCGGCGCCCAACGAGGCGGGGAGATGGATTTGTGGGGTTACGGAAGGTAA